A portion of the Lolium rigidum isolate FL_2022 chromosome 1, APGP_CSIRO_Lrig_0.1, whole genome shotgun sequence genome contains these proteins:
- the LOC124684641 gene encoding oral-facial-digital syndrome 1 protein homolog, protein MANIIDALALKLQSKICYHRDANIDYLEIKDMVDKLVEENKELRAEKRQYLDMINAVIEEKENLQHDYEEIKEQVAPMEEQLETVKKELALAKEQLVAAKHENEATKHEHVVANEELMAAKHENVAEKHEHVITKEKLVVANAELAQRNEELEVLRKRLEESEAMHTQIQQQKRSAPGPEPAQSIRVTRSTYQREKLLTEII, encoded by the exons ATGGCTAACATTATTGATGCACTGGCTTTAAAGCTTCAGTCAAAGATATGCTACCATAGGGATGCTAATATCGACTACTTGGAAATCAAGGATATGGTTGATAAACTGGTAGAAGAGAACAAAGAGTTAAGGGCTGAGAAAAGGCAATACCTGGATATGATTAACGCTGTCATAGAAGAGAAGGAGAATTTGCAGCATGATTATGAAG AAATCAAAGAGCAAGTGGCACCAATGGAGGAGCAGCTTGAAACTGTAAAGAAGGAGCTGGCCTTGGCAAAAGAGCAACTTGTGGCAGCGAAACATGAAAATGAGGCGACAAAACATGAACATGTGGTGGCAAATGAGGAGCTTATGGCGGCGAAACATGAAAATGTTGCGGAAAAACATGAACATGTTATTACAAAGGAGAAGCTTGTGGTGGCAAATGCGGAACTTGCTCAAAGAAACGAAGAGCTGGAGGTTCTTAGGAAgaggcttgaggagagtgaagctATGCACACTCAGATTCAGCAGCAGAAAAGAAGTGCTCCTGGTCCTGAGCCTGCACAATCCATACGG GTAACAAGATCAACTTATCAACGGGAAAAGCTGCTGACAGAAATCATCTAA